The genomic segment TTGCCGTGGCATGCGGCGGAACCGGCGGCCATATTTATCCGGGGCTGGCTACAGCCGAGGAACTCACAAGACGCGGTCATGATGTCACCTTGTGGCTCGCAGGCAAAGACGTCGAATCCACGGCCACGCGATCCTGGAAAGGGAAAACCGCCTGCGTGCATGCGGAAGGACTTCCCTCTAGTTTATCGATGGCATCGCTAAAGAAGGGATTCAGTTTACTGCGCTGTATAGGAACCTGTTACCAACGTATGCGAAAGGACAAACCTCAGGTTGTCTTAGCCATGGGCAGCTATGCATCCGTCGGCCCGTCCGGCGCGGCAAGGCTGCTTCGTATTCCGCTGGTTCTGCATGAGGCCAATGTCCTGCCGGGACGTACCATTTCTCTGCTGTCGCGTCACGCCACAGCAGTAGCCGTACATTTTCCAGAAGCAGAACAGCACCTTTCAGGAAAAAAGATTGTCTATACCGGTATGCCCCTGCGTGCCAAATTGCAGTCACAGGCCACACCCGCACCCCATCCTGATCTGGATCGGGATGTGTTCACTTTTCTGGTCATGGGCGGGAGCCGGGGAGCCCGCAAAATGAATGCCCTGCTTTCCGAGGCTTTTTGTCGATTGAAAGAGGCAGGACAAACCTTTCAGGTGGTGCACCTCACCGGAACTGATGACGAAAGCGTCATGTCTGCAAAATATACTGCCGCCGGTATTCGCCATGTGACCAAGGCCTATGAACACGATATGCGGCCCATTTATTATTCCTGCGATTTCGCCATCTGCCGATCCGGTGCCTCTTCCTGTGCCGAACTGGCCATCTGGGGCATCCCTGCCCTCTTTGTCCCCTACCCCTTTGCCACCGGCGACCATCAGTGGTTGAATGCCTGTGCGCTGAAAG from the Spartobacteria bacterium genome contains:
- a CDS encoding UDP-N-acetylglucosamine--N-acetylmuramyl-(pentapeptide) pyrophosphoryl-undecaprenol N-acetylglucosamine transferase — its product is MKTESMLHDVPLRIAVACGGTGGHIYPGLATAEELTRRGHDVTLWLAGKDVESTATRSWKGKTACVHAEGLPSSLSMASLKKGFSLLRCIGTCYQRMRKDKPQVVLAMGSYASVGPSGAARLLRIPLVLHEANVLPGRTISLLSRHATAVAVHFPEAEQHLSGKKIVYTGMPLRAKLQSQATPAPHPDLDRDVFTFLVMGGSRGARKMNALLSEAFCRLKEAGQTFQVVHLTGTDDESVMSAKYTAAGIRHVTKAYEHDMRPIYYSCDFAICRSGASSCAELAIWGIPALFVPYPFATGDHQWLNACALKERGMADVIREGDITDDWLDTYLQSLLSDTERIATMSSAAKKSADVAGVAKLADLVQNIASGTSC